In Leptospira bouyouniensis, the following proteins share a genomic window:
- a CDS encoding DsbA family oxidoreductase: protein MSTNSEVFPIDIVSDVACPWCYVGKKKLEKALEQVGNTITPEVRWRPFQLSPEIPEEGIDYKLHLTQKFGSLDRLDGAWKRLGDIGKEVGINFQFQNIPKATNTLVLHALVAALPSLEEQQNLVERFFAANFEGALDLSDKEVVWGVTEPVYKDRNKFEAVYSDTNLKKEIQQEIQYYHQNGISGVPYFIIGGKYAVSGAQEISVFVEVIETVIKERESENKGQ from the coding sequence ATGTCAACCAACTCTGAAGTTTTTCCAATCGATATCGTTTCCGATGTAGCCTGTCCCTGGTGTTATGTTGGCAAAAAAAAATTAGAAAAGGCACTCGAGCAGGTAGGGAATACCATCACTCCCGAAGTCCGTTGGCGACCATTCCAACTTTCACCTGAAATTCCAGAGGAAGGAATTGATTACAAATTACACCTAACACAAAAATTTGGAAGTTTGGATCGATTGGATGGCGCTTGGAAACGTTTAGGTGATATTGGGAAAGAAGTTGGAATCAACTTTCAGTTCCAAAACATTCCAAAAGCTACCAATACCTTGGTATTACATGCACTAGTTGCAGCCCTACCTTCATTGGAAGAACAACAAAACTTAGTAGAGAGATTTTTTGCTGCCAATTTTGAAGGTGCATTAGACCTTTCAGATAAGGAAGTGGTTTGGGGAGTAACAGAACCTGTTTATAAAGATAGAAATAAGTTTGAAGCCGTATATTCCGATACCAATTTAAAAAAAGAAATCCAACAAGAAATCCAATACTACCATCAAAATGGAATTAGTGGGGTTCCTTATTTCATCATTGGTGGCAAATATGCTGTGAGTGGTGCGCAGGAGATTTCTGTCTTTGTAGAAGTCATCGAAACTGTCATAAAAGAACGTGAATCCGAAAATAAGGGTCAATAA
- a CDS encoding Acg family FMN-binding oxidoreductase, with amino-acid sequence MKLNRESFLKKSLAFGSLISFTSIQKNLYAFGSEENKKHRENPIAYAESLGYKNPIDQILLTAILAPNSHNSQPWKFKKISDFEFYLFGDEKKQLPEIDPINRQFYHTQGCFLELCHLTADSLMFDTIIKLFPNGKPSPKTFSKLPIAKVTIQPKTKCVHDFIFSGVSQRRMNRSVYTGELLTNEELESLHSFAKPFRSQIQWTNDPIKLSTILPVLENAFAMETNRYVSNELNRKWFRLSETSMIENRDGLTLEANGLSGIKLWFAKKFFVDLSKEVWHSDDSKQAAIGMFSSQVHSAKALVFFISEGKDEETTWIETGRDFMRYTLSCAVKQIAFHTMNQAVEDYQESRVFTKQLKQILQLKPNQEIQLIARLGRSSYRFDSYRRDLKSFLI; translated from the coding sequence ATGAAACTTAACAGAGAAAGTTTTTTAAAAAAAAGTTTGGCATTTGGTAGCCTGATTTCATTCACTTCGATACAAAAAAATCTCTATGCTTTTGGCAGCGAAGAGAACAAAAAGCACAGGGAAAACCCAATCGCTTATGCAGAATCACTGGGTTATAAAAACCCAATCGATCAAATTTTACTCACAGCCATCCTTGCGCCTAATTCACACAATTCACAACCCTGGAAATTCAAAAAAATATCTGATTTTGAGTTTTATCTTTTTGGAGATGAAAAAAAACAATTACCTGAGATTGATCCAATCAATCGTCAATTTTACCATACCCAAGGTTGTTTTTTAGAATTATGCCACCTAACAGCGGATTCACTTATGTTTGATACAATCATCAAACTATTCCCAAATGGGAAACCTTCTCCAAAAACTTTTTCAAAACTACCAATAGCAAAAGTAACCATCCAACCCAAGACTAAATGTGTTCACGATTTTATATTTTCAGGTGTGAGCCAAAGAAGGATGAATCGGTCTGTTTATACAGGTGAACTTTTAACAAATGAAGAATTAGAAAGTTTACATTCCTTTGCAAAACCTTTTAGAAGCCAAATCCAATGGACAAATGATCCAATTAAACTTAGCACCATATTGCCAGTATTAGAAAATGCATTTGCCATGGAAACTAATCGATATGTCTCCAACGAACTCAATCGAAAATGGTTTCGTTTGAGTGAAACATCGATGATAGAGAACCGAGATGGATTGACATTAGAGGCTAATGGACTGTCTGGAATCAAACTTTGGTTTGCAAAAAAGTTTTTTGTGGATCTATCGAAAGAAGTTTGGCATTCGGATGATTCGAAACAGGCAGCGATTGGTATGTTTTCATCGCAAGTACATTCAGCGAAAGCTTTAGTCTTTTTTATCTCAGAAGGAAAGGATGAGGAAACCACTTGGATAGAGACAGGCCGAGACTTCATGCGCTACACTCTTTCCTGTGCAGTGAAACAAATTGCCTTTCATACCATGAACCAAGCTGTTGAAGATTATCAAGAGAGTCGTGTTTTTACAAAACAACTAAAACAAATTTTACAACTGAAACCAAACCAAGAAATCCAATTGATCGCAAGGCTTGGTAGAAGTTCCTACCGATTTGATTCATACAGAAGGGATCTAAAAAGTTTTTTGATTTAG
- a CDS encoding EAL domain-containing protein, with translation MKPSFPEAQLVDTPNGKVPKLYSCAECRSGAGLDFSFSMAFQPIVDWNQKKIYSHEALVRGTKGESAYSILSKVNQTNRYQFDQSCRIKAIQLASQIQIPALLNINFLPNAVYQPETCIRTTLEASREYNFPLNRLVFELTEGEEVQDHNHIINIFKAYQKYGFLTAIDDFGSGYSGLNLLAKFQPDIIKLDMELIRNIHINSVAQKLTKAIAGVCREIGISVIAEGVETIEELKVLVDMGINLYQGYLFSKPAFESVGELQFPDLSKK, from the coding sequence ATGAAGCCAAGTTTTCCTGAAGCACAATTAGTAGATACACCCAATGGAAAAGTACCAAAGTTGTATAGTTGTGCCGAATGCCGTAGTGGGGCAGGTTTGGATTTTTCATTTTCAATGGCGTTCCAACCCATTGTTGATTGGAACCAAAAGAAAATTTACTCACATGAAGCTTTGGTTCGTGGGACCAAAGGAGAATCGGCGTATTCCATTCTTTCAAAGGTAAACCAAACCAACCGATACCAATTTGATCAGTCTTGTCGGATCAAAGCAATCCAACTCGCAAGCCAAATCCAAATTCCAGCCTTACTTAATATTAACTTTTTACCAAATGCTGTGTACCAACCAGAAACATGCATCCGCACGACATTGGAAGCAAGTAGAGAATACAATTTTCCTTTGAACCGCTTGGTTTTTGAATTAACAGAAGGTGAAGAAGTCCAAGACCACAACCATATTATCAATATATTTAAAGCTTACCAAAAGTACGGTTTTTTAACAGCGATTGATGATTTTGGATCTGGGTATTCAGGACTCAATTTACTTGCAAAGTTCCAACCTGATATCATCAAATTGGATATGGAACTCATACGTAATATACATATTAACTCTGTGGCACAAAAGTTGACAAAAGCAATAGCAGGTGTTTGTCGAGAGATTGGTATCTCTGTCATTGCAGAAGGTGTAGAAACTATCGAGGAACTAAAAGTTTTAGTCGATATGGGAATCAATTTGTACCAAGGTTATTTGTTTTCAAAACCAGCTTTTGAATCCGTCGGTGAACTTCAGTTTCCTGATCTTTCAAAAAAATAA
- a CDS encoding sulfite exporter TauE/SafE family protein produces the protein MDLHFQIFHEFVWGFWPGIFVVFGVGFFVGYLASFLGLGGGFIYTPFFHSFFHLTAVQAVAVSLAQMPVSALSGLYVYYKNNKIRWKKGFVLLLTSIPTAQYTAFAFGRFEDTALGKQLYYGIPLSEFVYMFVFTIFLGILATYNLITSLKKRKRYYESLPILNSEPNTKLQNSEKRTNLVGPNPNESIINDKNHDDQFRFSKKSISIVLLVGVFFGMFSSLFGIGGGFLAVPLFVYYFRMSPVEAVATSFLGIFLTSFGTTVQFLLLGKLHWELALIGSFGGIFGARIGSLKAVKAKPYTILLVTSFFQFLVVVWYLVAKLPKF, from the coding sequence TTGGATCTGCATTTTCAAATCTTCCATGAATTTGTTTGGGGTTTTTGGCCCGGCATATTCGTTGTTTTTGGAGTGGGTTTTTTTGTTGGTTATCTAGCTTCCTTCCTCGGCCTCGGGGGAGGTTTTATTTATACTCCCTTCTTTCATAGTTTTTTCCATTTAACTGCAGTGCAAGCCGTAGCTGTCTCACTCGCTCAAATGCCTGTATCAGCTTTGTCCGGACTCTATGTGTATTATAAGAACAACAAAATCCGATGGAAAAAAGGGTTTGTTTTACTCCTTACTTCCATTCCTACAGCCCAATATACTGCGTTTGCTTTTGGGAGGTTTGAAGATACAGCTCTCGGTAAACAACTGTATTATGGGATTCCACTTTCTGAATTTGTTTATATGTTTGTGTTTACGATTTTTTTGGGAATCCTTGCGACTTATAATTTGATCACCTCACTAAAAAAACGCAAACGATATTACGAATCATTGCCTATCCTCAATTCAGAACCGAATACAAAACTACAGAACTCTGAAAAACGAACCAATTTGGTTGGTCCAAATCCGAATGAATCAATCATAAATGACAAAAACCATGACGATCAGTTTCGTTTTTCTAAAAAATCTATCTCCATCGTTTTACTCGTTGGAGTTTTTTTTGGGATGTTTTCTTCTCTATTTGGAATCGGTGGTGGATTTTTAGCAGTTCCATTATTTGTTTATTATTTTCGTATGAGTCCTGTAGAGGCAGTTGCTACATCGTTTTTAGGAATCTTCTTAACTTCTTTTGGAACCACGGTTCAATTTCTATTGTTAGGAAAATTACATTGGGAACTTGCTCTCATTGGAAGTTTCGGAGGAATTTTTGGTGCAAGGATTGGTTCTCTTAAGGCAGTGAAAGCAAAACCATATACCATTTTACTTGTTACTTCTTTCTTTCAATTTTTAGTTGTGGTATGGTATTTAGTCGCTAAACTACCAAAATTTTAA
- a CDS encoding LIC12231 family lipoprotein, producing the protein MTIAKTKSNLTFIATLLLILFMLSNCIISYKDYPKILPLPSEEKTLDTPFVYVLPTFPQLNLGGREALKNYFDTKTRFKKTMEGIDVPKVGYLVNVKVNYRSPSPIATAFLGASTLTATFLPAWSTQDGYDVQYILYKDGKKVGTYDYHIFRNYAQWILFIPISWYNFETATEKEVFERMTLKFFEDAKEHF; encoded by the coding sequence ATGACCATAGCCAAAACTAAATCAAACTTAACATTTATAGCAACTTTACTATTGATATTGTTTATGTTGTCAAATTGTATCATTAGTTACAAAGATTATCCAAAGATTTTGCCACTTCCATCCGAAGAAAAAACTCTAGACACACCATTTGTATATGTGCTCCCCACTTTTCCACAATTGAATTTAGGTGGGAGAGAAGCCTTAAAAAACTATTTTGATACTAAAACCAGATTCAAAAAAACGATGGAAGGGATTGATGTACCAAAGGTTGGTTATTTAGTGAATGTAAAAGTAAACTACCGATCTCCATCTCCCATTGCCACTGCCTTTTTAGGAGCATCAACACTAACGGCAACTTTCCTCCCTGCTTGGTCCACTCAAGATGGGTATGATGTTCAATACATACTTTACAAAGACGGAAAAAAAGTAGGAACTTATGACTACCATATCTTCCGTAATTATGCCCAATGGATTTTGTTCATTCCTATTTCATGGTATAATTTTGAAACAGCGACCGAAAAAGAAGTATTTGAGCGTATGACGTTAAAATTCTTTGAGGATGCAAAAGAACATTTTTAA
- a CDS encoding YihY/virulence factor BrkB family protein gives MKRIRRFFSEVYLYDVHGLASELSFTFLLTLFPLLVVFVTLLGLLQDPRTINLMTDQIGKFLPAPIFQPIDKSVENLTKVKSYNVIAISIAISFFSSLTIFGTISKALRFISRDETKVGFIASQWINFRLLVISLVLLILYFYLTYGIVSIERMLFKLFRFSFFRNNPYLSVSLIILPYSIGLFTFYYAYITKAKTTLKENLPGAIFASILVLGMSFGFQLYLKMKNVGVNYSLAYDLISKMVVLMLYTYINSTFFIWGFLWNQVLADDRGKKSQSKK, from the coding sequence ATGAAACGGATCCGTCGATTTTTCAGTGAAGTGTATTTGTACGATGTCCATGGCCTTGCCTCTGAACTTTCGTTTACTTTCCTTTTGACCCTATTTCCTTTACTCGTTGTGTTTGTGACACTCCTTGGGCTTTTACAAGACCCAAGGACGATCAATTTGATGACGGACCAAATTGGCAAATTTTTGCCAGCACCAATTTTCCAACCCATCGACAAAAGTGTAGAAAACCTAACAAAGGTAAAAAGTTATAATGTCATTGCGATAAGCATTGCCATTTCCTTCTTTTCAAGTTTAACCATTTTTGGAACCATCTCCAAAGCTCTTCGGTTCATTTCGAGGGACGAAACGAAAGTTGGTTTCATTGCATCACAGTGGATTAATTTTCGTTTGCTTGTCATCTCCCTTGTGTTGTTGATTTTATATTTTTATTTAACATATGGAATCGTTTCCATTGAACGAATGTTATTTAAATTGTTTCGGTTTTCTTTTTTCCGTAACAACCCATACCTATCTGTATCACTCATCATTTTACCATATAGCATAGGATTATTTACTTTTTATTATGCATACATTACCAAAGCCAAAACAACTCTGAAAGAAAATTTACCAGGTGCTATATTTGCATCAATTCTGGTTTTAGGTATGAGTTTTGGGTTTCAGCTTTATCTAAAGATGAAAAACGTTGGTGTGAATTATTCTTTAGCCTATGATTTGATTTCGAAAATGGTAGTGTTAATGTTGTATACTTACATCAACTCCACATTTTTTATCTGGGGTTTTTTGTGGAACCAAGTGCTTGCAGATGACCGAGGAAAAAAATCTCAATCTAAGAAATAA
- a CDS encoding ABC-F family ATP-binding cassette domain-containing protein — translation MIQFIQIHQHFGPKVLFEGFSWHIKPGCRVALVGPNGSGKTTLFQMAAGKLKPESGEVIRSKHTVLSLFQQIPEFNPETSVIETVLDENKLYAEYDSKRKEIESKFETTDHEDPAFESLLHEQSELEEFAHLHDLHGLEARAKKILSGLGFSTADFTRKTKEFSPGYHHRIGLAIALLNPHNLLLLDEPTNHLDDKTKSWLADFLVSQNQAFVLVTHDPEFLNQTVDTIIEINPHGTFEFQGSLEEFFEAKNEIQEKLKVQFEKEETYLKTRMEWVERFRAQATKARQVQSVIKRLEKRDKVENPEDSFWNQKPDYQFQFVPSSNIILRLEHASFSYPDRNTGEKKTIFENAEIEISAGDKVALVGPNGAGKSTLMRCLLEQHKLDTGKLYYGPKTKLGYFSQTHGEDLDESFNLVETVLKKYPELNEEKARTLLGHFAFPGDGVFKSVKHLSGGEQSRLRLALLVNHPSNCLFLDEPTNHLDIVIREAIKRALIDFPGSLLIISHDPDFMKGLCNRTFQLSGGELKNLNCSFDDYLKFHKEDELGTNAKDQTVAKTKSDEKKPNPQASKNKRKKLEKEISDLEVQIERLEKNKKDKEELLQDPEFFKNRSFQLEMDTYNDIKREISLLTKRWEDATIELEEMGGVT, via the coding sequence TTGATCCAATTCATCCAAATCCACCAACACTTCGGCCCCAAAGTCCTCTTTGAGGGATTTAGCTGGCATATCAAACCTGGCTGCCGAGTTGCCCTTGTAGGTCCCAACGGTTCTGGAAAAACCACACTCTTCCAAATGGCCGCCGGCAAACTGAAACCCGAATCGGGAGAAGTGATTCGCTCCAAACACACTGTCCTTTCCCTGTTCCAACAGATTCCAGAATTCAATCCAGAGACTTCGGTGATTGAAACCGTACTCGACGAAAACAAATTGTATGCCGAATACGATTCCAAACGAAAGGAAATCGAATCCAAATTTGAAACGACTGACCACGAAGATCCGGCATTTGAATCTTTGTTACATGAACAAAGTGAATTGGAAGAATTTGCCCACTTACACGACTTACACGGTCTCGAAGCTCGGGCAAAAAAAATCCTTTCCGGTTTAGGTTTTTCCACAGCAGATTTCACACGCAAAACAAAAGAATTTTCACCAGGTTACCATCACAGAATCGGACTAGCGATTGCTCTACTCAATCCACATAATTTATTACTTTTAGATGAACCAACAAACCATTTGGATGATAAAACCAAATCTTGGTTAGCTGACTTTTTGGTTTCTCAAAACCAAGCCTTTGTCCTTGTCACACATGATCCTGAATTTTTAAACCAAACAGTAGATACGATCATTGAAATCAATCCTCATGGAACCTTTGAATTCCAAGGAAGTTTGGAAGAGTTTTTTGAAGCCAAAAACGAAATCCAAGAAAAACTAAAAGTCCAATTTGAAAAAGAAGAAACGTATTTAAAAACAAGAATGGAATGGGTAGAACGTTTCCGAGCCCAAGCCACCAAAGCAAGACAAGTTCAATCTGTGATCAAACGCCTGGAAAAACGGGACAAAGTTGAGAATCCAGAAGATAGTTTTTGGAACCAAAAACCAGACTACCAATTCCAATTTGTCCCTTCCAGTAATATCATCTTACGTTTGGAACATGCCTCTTTTTCATACCCTGATCGTAATACCGGAGAGAAAAAAACCATCTTTGAAAATGCAGAGATTGAAATTTCCGCTGGTGACAAAGTTGCGTTAGTTGGTCCTAATGGAGCTGGTAAATCAACCCTCATGCGTTGTTTGTTAGAACAACACAAACTCGATACGGGAAAATTATATTACGGCCCCAAAACCAAACTAGGTTATTTTTCGCAAACCCATGGGGAAGATTTAGATGAATCCTTCAATCTTGTCGAAACAGTATTAAAAAAATACCCAGAACTCAATGAAGAAAAAGCAAGGACCCTGCTTGGGCATTTTGCCTTCCCCGGTGACGGAGTATTTAAATCCGTAAAACATTTGTCAGGTGGAGAACAAAGTAGACTCCGATTGGCTCTTCTTGTAAACCACCCTTCTAATTGTTTGTTCCTAGACGAACCTACAAATCACTTGGACATTGTGATCCGAGAAGCCATCAAACGTGCCCTGATTGATTTTCCAGGAAGCCTACTCATCATCAGCCACGACCCAGACTTTATGAAGGGACTTTGTAACCGTACCTTCCAACTATCTGGTGGCGAATTAAAAAACCTCAATTGTAGCTTTGACGATTACTTGAAATTCCACAAAGAAGACGAATTAGGGACAAATGCGAAGGATCAAACTGTCGCTAAGACAAAATCGGATGAAAAAAAGCCCAATCCCCAAGCGAGTAAAAACAAACGGAAAAAATTAGAAAAAGAAATTTCTGATTTGGAAGTCCAAATAGAGAGACTGGAAAAAAATAAAAAGGACAAAGAGGAACTTTTACAAGACCCAGAGTTCTTTAAAAACAGAAGTTTTCAGTTGGAAATGGACACTTATAACGATATTAAAAGAGAAATCTCACTCCTGACAAAACGTTGGGAAGATGCAACAATAGAACTAGAGGAAATGGGCGGAGTTACATAA
- a CDS encoding rhodanese-like domain-containing protein: MVPEIDVVSFKKRLDARAEGKDDFFVLDVRNPNEQQIALVPGTDKLIPVSELAARIDEIKSQIDKEILVYCRSGGRSGMACGILAQAGFKSYKNVAGGTLAYSDLVDPNMQKY, encoded by the coding sequence ATGGTACCGGAAATCGATGTAGTCAGTTTTAAAAAACGTCTGGATGCAAGAGCGGAAGGAAAGGATGATTTTTTTGTTTTGGATGTACGAAATCCAAACGAACAACAAATTGCACTCGTACCTGGTACAGACAAACTTATCCCTGTGAGTGAACTTGCTGCTCGAATTGATGAAATTAAAAGCCAAATTGACAAAGAAATTTTAGTCTATTGTCGGTCCGGTGGAAGGTCTGGGATGGCTTGTGGGATTTTGGCACAAGCTGGATTTAAGTCTTACAAAAATGTCGCTGGTGGAACATTAGCATATTCCGACTTAGTAGACCCAAACATGCAAAAGTATTAA
- a CDS encoding 3-deoxy-7-phosphoheptulonate synthase, giving the protein MKPTANLRILEQHSLIPPSVIIEELPLTDEASDIVVRTRSQISDIIHGKDNKRMLVVVGPCSVHDISAVMEYAEKLKPKIKEFEKELLIVMRVYFEKPRTTVGWKGLINDPDLDGSFHINKGLQLARKLLLDLNKMGIPCGTEFLDVISPQYIADLVAWGAIGARTTESQVHRELASGLSAPIGFKNGTDGNVQIAVDAIRSASSSHHFLSVTNQGSSAIFRTAGNKDTHVILRGGNKGPNFDEASVNEVGVQIEKAGLPPKVMVDCSHGNSQKDFRKQPGVVDSVAEQFAKGSKYILGVMIESHLKEGNQSIDAKPLTYGQSITDACVSWETTVPMLEKLAEAANKRK; this is encoded by the coding sequence ATGAAACCAACAGCAAATTTAAGAATTTTAGAACAACATAGTCTCATTCCACCTTCTGTCATCATTGAAGAGCTTCCACTCACAGACGAAGCCTCTGATATTGTTGTGAGAACAAGAAGCCAAATTTCTGACATCATTCATGGCAAAGACAACAAGCGCATGTTAGTTGTGGTTGGTCCATGTTCTGTTCACGACATTAGTGCCGTGATGGAATACGCCGAAAAATTAAAACCAAAAATCAAAGAGTTTGAAAAAGAACTTCTCATAGTGATGAGAGTGTATTTTGAAAAACCAAGAACCACAGTTGGTTGGAAAGGACTCATCAACGATCCCGATTTAGATGGCTCATTCCATATCAACAAAGGGTTACAGCTTGCAAGAAAACTATTACTCGATCTCAACAAAATGGGAATCCCATGTGGAACCGAATTTTTAGATGTGATTTCACCACAATACATCGCAGATCTCGTTGCATGGGGAGCGATTGGCGCAAGGACCACTGAAAGCCAAGTCCATCGTGAACTTGCTTCCGGACTTTCTGCTCCGATCGGATTTAAAAATGGTACCGATGGAAACGTACAAATTGCTGTGGATGCGATTCGATCGGCAAGTTCTAGCCATCATTTCCTATCTGTGACAAACCAAGGAAGTAGTGCTATTTTTCGAACTGCAGGTAACAAAGATACACATGTGATCCTTCGAGGTGGGAATAAAGGACCTAACTTTGATGAGGCTTCCGTAAACGAAGTGGGTGTGCAAATTGAAAAAGCGGGCCTTCCTCCAAAAGTGATGGTGGACTGTTCCCATGGCAATAGCCAAAAAGACTTTCGTAAACAACCAGGTGTTGTGGACTCTGTGGCAGAACAATTTGCCAAAGGTAGCAAATACATTCTCGGCGTGATGATTGAAAGCCATCTAAAAGAAGGAAACCAATCGATCGATGCCAAACCTTTGACTTATGGACAATCGATTACCGATGCATGTGTTTCTTGGGAAACAACCGTTCCTATGCTCGAAAAACTCGCAGAGGCCGCAAACAAACGCAAATAA
- the panB gene encoding 3-methyl-2-oxobutanoate hydroxymethyltransferase: MKNIILQYKKKYDAGEPISVITCYDYTFATLFNRTEVDCLLVGDSLGMVIQGNHSTLPVTLDEIIYHTKAVCKGAPDKTIIADLPFLSYQTSIEEGIRSAGRVLKETNASCVKLEGDSDFIIELTKRMTESGIPVFAHLGLTPQSVHTLGGHRVQGKTEAARNKMIRKSKEISEAGAFALLLEMVPESLGKEITESIRIPTIGIGAGKYTSGQVLVMQDLLGLNEDFHPKFLKKFGNLSGAVKEAVNAYHKEVTKREYPSEAHVFLDT, translated from the coding sequence ATGAAAAACATTATTCTACAGTATAAAAAAAAATACGATGCCGGGGAACCTATCTCTGTCATCACTTGTTATGATTACACCTTTGCAACTTTATTCAATCGCACAGAAGTAGATTGCCTCCTAGTTGGAGATTCACTTGGAATGGTCATCCAAGGAAACCATTCAACTTTGCCTGTGACATTGGATGAAATCATCTATCATACAAAGGCCGTTTGCAAAGGGGCTCCTGACAAAACGATCATCGCTGATTTACCTTTTTTATCGTACCAAACCTCCATCGAAGAAGGGATTCGTTCAGCTGGGCGCGTTTTAAAAGAAACGAATGCGTCCTGTGTGAAATTGGAAGGGGACTCTGACTTTATCATTGAACTCACAAAACGGATGACGGAATCAGGAATCCCTGTGTTTGCCCATTTGGGTCTCACTCCTCAATCGGTGCATACACTTGGTGGACACCGTGTCCAAGGAAAAACGGAAGCTGCTCGGAACAAAATGATTCGTAAATCCAAGGAAATTTCTGAAGCAGGTGCGTTTGCTTTGTTACTCGAGATGGTTCCAGAATCCTTAGGTAAAGAAATCACGGAATCCATTCGCATCCCCACAATTGGAATTGGTGCAGGCAAATACACTTCGGGCCAAGTCCTTGTGATGCAAGACCTCTTGGGTCTCAATGAAGACTTTCATCCAAAGTTTTTGAAGAAATTTGGGAACTTAAGTGGAGCAGTGAAAGAGGCAGTGAATGCCTATCACAAAGAAGTGACAAAGAGAGAGTACCCTTCTGAAGCCCATGTATTTTTAGATACATAA
- the folK gene encoding 2-amino-4-hydroxy-6-hydroxymethyldihydropteridine diphosphokinase yields MKYSNIAFLSLGSNIGDRHHFMDQAIWEISTLPELQILKQSERLETAPLENTNQPYFLNQILKVMVSSAFTLPCLLDSLQGIEDKLGRKRRSWKGPREIDIDILTYEAVVMKTDFLHLPHHSMYSRPFIKQLLTEMGEIGVYALYTELNHEKHYSTV; encoded by the coding sequence ATGAAGTATTCCAATATTGCCTTTTTGTCTTTAGGATCCAACATTGGTGACAGACACCATTTTATGGACCAGGCAATTTGGGAAATCTCCACCTTACCTGAGTTACAGATTTTAAAACAATCAGAACGATTAGAAACAGCTCCACTCGAAAATACCAACCAACCTTATTTTCTAAATCAAATTCTAAAGGTGATGGTTTCTTCTGCTTTCACACTCCCATGCCTTTTGGATTCTCTCCAAGGGATAGAAGATAAATTGGGACGCAAACGTAGGTCTTGGAAAGGACCACGTGAAATTGATATCGATATCCTTACCTATGAAGCGGTGGTCATGAAAACTGATTTTTTACATTTACCACACCATTCCATGTATTCCAGACCTTTCATCAAGCAGTTGTTAACTGAAATGGGTGAAATTGGAGTATATGCTCTCTATACGGAACTTAATCATGAAAAACATTATTCTACAGTATAA
- a CDS encoding ATP-binding protein, with translation MNLSEITSIRDGNPQCKTCGGVGITLAEHVRGSRSGALVLCHCIGSDCNTCESKGQAPFMTFDRKLDKMLPCVCHNARFSLRNLENLVEKANIPARYRFQFLSTIDIGDTANDPDMSFIIAHDWANELVHKFKNADFTPQGFYLWGGTGSGKTLLACVILNELIFRYGITCKYAKVNKDFLSAIRDTYQSDSETHGQERSIEREFANVDVLVIDDFGVQKESEFNNRKLYDLIDSRYEQEKLTLLTSNHSLVEWRDRGQGRIYSRLMEMTKEIELKCPDYRTKFVKR, from the coding sequence ATGAATTTATCCGAAATTACTTCGATCCGAGATGGTAATCCGCAATGTAAAACGTGTGGAGGCGTGGGAATCACATTAGCAGAACATGTGAGGGGATCTCGTTCAGGAGCCCTTGTTTTATGCCACTGCATAGGCAGTGACTGTAACACTTGTGAGTCGAAAGGACAAGCTCCGTTTATGACCTTCGACAGAAAATTGGACAAAATGCTCCCTTGTGTCTGTCATAATGCGCGGTTTTCCCTTCGGAATCTAGAAAATTTGGTCGAAAAAGCGAATATACCCGCAAGGTACCGTTTCCAATTTTTGTCCACAATTGACATTGGGGACACAGCAAACGACCCTGATATGTCCTTTATTATTGCTCATGACTGGGCAAACGAACTTGTTCATAAATTTAAAAATGCAGATTTTACACCACAAGGGTTTTACCTTTGGGGAGGAACTGGTTCTGGAAAAACGCTGCTCGCCTGTGTCATCTTAAATGAACTTATCTTTCGGTATGGGATCACTTGTAAGTATGCAAAGGTAAACAAAGACTTTTTATCTGCCATCCGAGATACTTACCAATCTGATAGTGAAACCCATGGACAAGAACGTTCCATTGAACGAGAATTTGCAAATGTAGATGTCCTTGTGATTGATGACTTTGGAGTCCAAAAAGAATCGGAATTCAACAATCGTAAGTTATACGACCTTATCGATAGTCGTTATGAACAAGAAAAACTCACCCTTCTTACTTCCAATCACTCACTCGTTGAATGGAGAGACAGAGGCCAAGGTCGGATATATTCACGACTCATGGAAATGACTAAAGAAATCGAATTAAAATGTCCTGATTATCGTACGAAGTTTGTGAAGAGGTAA